One segment of Zhihengliuella halotolerans DNA contains the following:
- a CDS encoding HIT family protein, protein MSSLFSKIIAGEIPGRFVWSDADVVAFLDVRPQTDGHVLVVPRAETDKWTEAEPDLYAKVTAVAQKIGAAQVREFGSARAGTTIMGFEVPHLHVHVWPVNSMRDYDFTSPGGNAEPEALDAAAARLRAALRADGHADAVPAD, encoded by the coding sequence ATGAGTTCTCTGTTTTCGAAGATCATCGCCGGTGAGATCCCGGGCCGATTCGTCTGGAGCGACGCCGACGTCGTCGCGTTCCTCGACGTTCGCCCGCAGACGGACGGGCACGTGCTGGTCGTCCCGCGCGCGGAGACCGACAAGTGGACGGAGGCCGAACCCGACCTGTACGCGAAGGTCACGGCCGTCGCTCAGAAGATCGGCGCGGCTCAGGTCCGCGAGTTCGGCTCGGCGCGCGCCGGCACCACCATCATGGGCTTCGAGGTCCCGCACCTGCACGTGCACGTGTGGCCTGTGAACTCGATGCGCGACTACGACTTCACGAGCCCGGGCGGCAACGCCGAACCGGAGGCGCTCGATGCGGCCGCTGCGCGACTGCGCGCGGCCCTGCGCGCCGACGGTCACGCGGACGCGGTGCCCGCGGACTGA
- a CDS encoding PLP-dependent cysteine synthase family protein, with protein sequence MNTASRRPASDRTWVDDAVRRIEADATRSADTHLHRLSLPAEWGIDLYLKDESTHRTGSLKHRLARSLFLYGLVNGWITEGTTIVEASSGSTAVSEAYYAQLLGLDFVAVMAASTSAEKIELIERFGGTCELVADPGTVYAVAERIARESGGHYMDQFTYAERATDWRGNNNIAESIFEQLAAEPHPVPAWVVVGAGTGGTSATIGRYVRYHRFDTRLAVGDPEGSAFLPAWQAWHDGGDPAAVVGSPSRIEGIGRARPEPSFVPSVIDQVTRVPDGASIAAMRHLLDWGGLSGGPSTGTNLWLTWQLIAGMLARGERGSVVTLLCDNGDRYGRSHRDAHWLAAQCIDPAPYTGVIEEFLATGTWRLGG encoded by the coding sequence GTGAACACAGCATCCCGACGCCCAGCTTCCGATCGCACGTGGGTCGACGACGCCGTGCGGCGCATCGAGGCCGACGCCACACGCAGCGCCGACACCCACCTGCACCGCCTGAGCCTGCCCGCCGAGTGGGGCATCGACCTGTACCTCAAGGACGAGTCGACGCATCGCACCGGCAGCCTCAAGCACCGGCTCGCCCGCTCGCTCTTCCTGTACGGGCTGGTCAACGGCTGGATCACCGAGGGCACCACGATCGTGGAGGCCTCCAGCGGCAGCACCGCCGTTTCAGAGGCGTACTACGCGCAGCTGCTCGGCCTGGACTTCGTGGCGGTCATGGCGGCCAGCACGAGCGCCGAGAAGATCGAGCTGATCGAGCGGTTCGGCGGAACGTGCGAGCTCGTCGCCGACCCGGGCACGGTCTACGCAGTGGCCGAACGCATCGCCCGCGAGAGCGGCGGGCACTACATGGATCAGTTCACCTACGCCGAGCGCGCCACCGACTGGCGCGGGAACAACAACATCGCCGAGTCGATCTTCGAGCAGCTCGCCGCGGAGCCGCACCCGGTGCCCGCGTGGGTCGTGGTCGGAGCGGGCACGGGCGGCACCAGCGCGACGATCGGCCGCTACGTGCGCTACCACCGTTTCGACACCCGGCTCGCCGTCGGCGACCCGGAGGGATCCGCCTTCCTGCCCGCGTGGCAGGCGTGGCACGACGGCGGGGACCCGGCCGCCGTCGTCGGCTCCCCCAGCCGGATCGAAGGCATCGGTCGAGCCCGCCCCGAACCGAGCTTCGTGCCGTCAGTCATCGACCAGGTCACGCGCGTCCCGGACGGCGCGTCGATCGCCGCCATGCGCCATCTGCTCGACTGGGGCGGGCTCAGCGGCGGCCCCTCTACGGGAACGAATCTCTGGCTCACGTGGCAGCTGATCGCGGGCATGCTCGCCAGAGGCGAGCGCGGCAGCGTCGTCACCCTGCTGTGCGACAACGGGGATCGCTACGGCCGCAGCCACCGGGACGCGCACTGGCTCGCCGCTCAGTGCATCGACCCCGCGCCGTACACCGGCGTGATCGAGGAATTCCTCGCCACGGGCACGTGGCGACTGGGCGGATGA
- a CDS encoding Fur family transcriptional regulator, translated as MNSTAADSGTQREAAPRVTKQRMAVSGALEELTDFVSAQELYRWLHERGQKVSLATVYRILQSMADDGVVDVLRSNDGESVYRQCEAAEHHHHIVCRSCGTAVEIEAPSIEDWTRQVAAQHGFTQPGHTIEIFGLCAECSAAADAD; from the coding sequence ATGAACAGCACGGCTGCCGATTCCGGCACCCAACGCGAGGCAGCCCCTCGCGTGACGAAACAGCGCATGGCCGTCAGCGGCGCTCTCGAAGAGCTGACGGATTTCGTCAGCGCCCAGGAACTGTACCGCTGGCTTCACGAACGTGGCCAGAAGGTCTCCCTCGCGACGGTCTACCGCATCCTGCAGTCGATGGCGGACGACGGCGTCGTGGATGTCCTGCGCTCGAACGACGGCGAGTCCGTGTACCGCCAATGCGAGGCCGCTGAGCATCACCACCACATCGTCTGCCGGAGCTGCGGCACGGCGGTGGAGATCGAAGCCCCCTCGATCGAGGACTGGACGCGCCAGGTAGCCGCCCAGCACGGCTTCACGCAGCCTGGGCACACGATCGAGATCTTCGGCCTCTGCGCCGAATGTTCGGCCGCAGCCGACGCCGACTAG
- a CDS encoding metal ABC transporter permease: protein MDATELFSTIFSFENYAELLPLVSNSIIAGALLGLVGGLIGVFVMMRDMAFAVHGIAELSFAGAAFALLIGANVVGGSIVGSILASLVLGLMGSRAKDRNSIIGVMMPFGLGLGILFLALYQGRSANKFGLLTGQIVAVDDVQLGLLAVCSVVVIVGLALIWRPLTFVSVDPAVAAARGVPAGWLSAAFMVLLGLAVALSIQIVGALLVLSLLITPAAAALKVSARPVVTVLLSVSFAMVSVVGGIMVALAGRLPISPYVTTISFLIYVICRVIAWQRSRVRHHRETAGVAAAN from the coding sequence ATGGACGCCACCGAACTGTTCTCGACGATCTTCAGCTTCGAGAACTACGCGGAGCTGCTGCCACTGGTTTCCAATTCGATCATCGCCGGCGCGCTGCTGGGCCTCGTCGGAGGCCTCATCGGCGTGTTCGTGATGATGCGCGACATGGCCTTCGCCGTGCACGGCATCGCCGAGCTCAGCTTCGCCGGCGCCGCCTTCGCGCTTCTGATCGGGGCCAACGTCGTCGGCGGCTCGATCGTGGGATCGATTCTGGCCTCTCTGGTCTTGGGACTCATGGGTTCCCGCGCCAAAGATCGCAATTCCATCATCGGCGTTATGATGCCGTTCGGTCTGGGCCTGGGGATCCTGTTCCTCGCCCTCTACCAGGGGCGCAGCGCGAATAAATTCGGCCTGCTGACGGGTCAGATCGTCGCTGTCGACGACGTGCAGCTCGGTCTGCTGGCCGTCTGCTCGGTGGTCGTGATCGTCGGACTGGCGCTGATCTGGCGGCCCCTGACCTTCGTGAGTGTCGACCCCGCCGTGGCTGCCGCGCGCGGCGTGCCGGCCGGCTGGCTGTCCGCCGCGTTCATGGTGTTGTTGGGCCTTGCGGTGGCGCTGTCGATCCAGATCGTCGGGGCGCTGCTGGTCCTCAGCTTGCTCATCACTCCGGCCGCCGCAGCACTGAAGGTGAGTGCGCGACCGGTCGTGACCGTGCTGCTCTCGGTGTCATTCGCGATGGTTTCCGTCGTGGGCGGGATCATGGTGGCCCTCGCGGGGCGCCTGCCGATCAGCCCCTACGTCACGACGATTTCGTTCCTGATCTACGTCATCTGCCGCGTGATCGCGTGGCAGCGCTCGCGGGTCCGGCACCACCGCGAGACCGCCGGGGTGGCCGCGGCGAACTAG
- a CDS encoding metal ABC transporter ATP-binding protein, protein MAFGDRVLWDGLDLEVAPGEFLAVLGPNGSGKSTFLKVLLGLAELSGGSVEVGGMPVTSGSRRIGTIPQQKAFPEDTPLRARDLVALGVDGHRWGVRMFGRKKLGERVDELLEKVGATHYADQPLGILSGGEQQRLRAAQALADEPDLLLCDEPLLSLDLHHQRAVSSLIHRQACDHGAAVIFVTHEINPILQNVDRVLYLAGGRFHIGTVDEVMTSEVLSDLYGSPIEVFRTNGRIVVVGVPESVAHPHGSDHADALRVGE, encoded by the coding sequence ATGGCCTTCGGCGACCGCGTCCTGTGGGACGGGCTCGACCTCGAAGTGGCTCCCGGCGAATTTCTCGCCGTTCTGGGCCCGAACGGCTCCGGGAAGTCGACGTTCCTGAAAGTGCTGCTGGGTCTTGCCGAGCTTTCCGGCGGAAGCGTCGAGGTCGGCGGGATGCCGGTCACGTCCGGTTCCCGCCGGATCGGCACGATCCCGCAGCAGAAGGCGTTTCCGGAGGACACGCCGCTTCGGGCGCGCGACCTCGTCGCCCTCGGCGTCGACGGGCATCGGTGGGGAGTGCGGATGTTCGGGCGCAAGAAGCTGGGCGAACGGGTCGACGAATTGCTCGAGAAGGTCGGCGCGACCCACTACGCCGATCAGCCTCTGGGCATCCTCTCCGGCGGGGAGCAACAGCGGTTGCGGGCGGCACAGGCGCTCGCGGACGAGCCCGACCTGCTCCTCTGCGATGAGCCGCTGCTCTCCTTGGATCTGCACCACCAGCGCGCCGTGTCCTCGCTCATCCACCGGCAGGCGTGCGATCACGGGGCTGCCGTCATCTTCGTGACCCACGAGATCAATCCGATCCTGCAGAACGTCGACCGCGTCCTCTACCTGGCCGGCGGGCGCTTCCACATCGGCACAGTCGACGAGGTCATGACGAGCGAAGTGCTCTCCGACCTCTACGGCAGCCCGATCGAGGTCTTCCGCACCAACGGCCGCATCGTTGTGGTTGGCGTGCCGGAATCCGTGGCGCACCCGCACGGGTCGGACCACGCGGACGCATTGCGAGTGGGGGAGTAG
- a CDS encoding metal ABC transporter solute-binding protein, Zn/Mn family produces the protein MARHFTRFGLAPAVVVGALVLSSCGSPADTEPDAAEDSVTTVVASTSVYGDVAARIGGDEVEVESIISTTAQDPHSYEATAQDKLSVSKADLVVGNGGGYDFFLEQLVGDLDLDDDFVIYAVDSFEESHEDHEDHADDADDHDHADDHDDHADEHEGHEHGDFNEHVWYDLHTVSELAHEIAESLEELDPENGALYLERYEEFAAELDDLAQRQAGLADGETYAMTEPVPYYLLQEAGLENVTPSGYSEAIEHGDDVAPLIQKELVDLLEAGDVVVLAYNPQTESPQTEAARRAAENAGVAVVEFTETLPEGEDYAGWMSANISALEEALDR, from the coding sequence GTGGCTCGTCATTTCACCCGTTTCGGACTCGCCCCGGCCGTTGTCGTCGGCGCTCTCGTTCTGAGCAGCTGCGGCAGTCCTGCCGACACCGAGCCTGACGCGGCCGAGGACAGCGTCACGACCGTGGTCGCCTCGACGAGCGTCTACGGTGACGTCGCGGCGAGGATCGGTGGCGACGAGGTCGAGGTCGAGTCCATCATCTCGACGACGGCGCAGGACCCGCACTCCTACGAGGCGACCGCGCAGGACAAGCTGTCGGTCTCGAAGGCCGATCTCGTCGTGGGCAACGGCGGCGGCTACGACTTCTTCCTCGAGCAGCTGGTGGGCGACCTCGACCTCGACGACGATTTCGTCATCTACGCGGTCGACTCGTTCGAGGAGTCACACGAAGACCACGAGGACCACGCGGACGATGCCGACGATCACGATCACGCGGATGATCATGACGACCACGCCGACGAGCACGAAGGCCACGAGCACGGCGACTTCAACGAGCACGTCTGGTACGACCTGCACACCGTGAGCGAGCTCGCCCACGAGATCGCCGAGAGCCTCGAGGAACTCGACCCGGAGAATGGCGCGCTCTACCTCGAGCGCTACGAGGAGTTCGCCGCCGAGCTCGATGACCTGGCGCAGCGTCAGGCCGGCCTGGCCGACGGTGAAACCTACGCCATGACCGAACCCGTGCCGTACTACCTCCTGCAGGAAGCCGGACTCGAGAACGTCACGCCGTCCGGATACAGCGAGGCGATCGAGCACGGCGACGACGTCGCGCCGTTGATCCAGAAGGAACTGGTGGATCTGTTGGAAGCCGGTGACGTCGTCGTGCTGGCCTACAACCCGCAGACCGAGAGCCCGCAGACGGAGGCCGCGCGCCGCGCTGCCGAAAATGCGGGCGTGGCCGTGGTCGAGTTCACCGAGACGCTGCCCGAGGGCGAGGACTATGCTGGCTGGATGTCTGCGAACATCTCGGCCTTGGAGGAAGCACTTGACCGCTAG
- a CDS encoding hemolysin family protein: MSDWMGIVWLVVLLIGNAFFVGAEFAVMTARRSQIEPKADAGKASARTALYAMEHVSLMLAVCQLGITVCSLLILNIAEPAIHHLIGEPLHMLGVPAGIAGPASFIFALLVVTFLHVTFGEMVPKNISVSVADRSVMLLAPPLVALSKLVYPVVVSLNWLANHVLRAMRVEPKDEVTSSFTLEEVQNIVAESRKEGLVDDESGIISGALEFSEYTAGTLMVPLDELVSLPPSTSPNEFERAVGRTGFSRFVMQDEDQALAGYLHLKDVMSIPPHRADDPIPVTRLRTLANLAADTEVEDALSVMQRTGSHLARVIDAEGATRGILFLEDVIEVLVGEIRDATQQQGLRRRNGQGNAGSAVTPA, translated from the coding sequence ATGAGTGACTGGATGGGAATCGTCTGGCTCGTCGTCCTGCTGATCGGCAACGCCTTCTTCGTCGGGGCGGAGTTCGCCGTCATGACCGCACGACGGAGTCAGATCGAGCCGAAGGCCGACGCCGGCAAGGCATCCGCGCGCACGGCCCTGTACGCGATGGAACACGTCTCGCTGATGCTGGCTGTCTGCCAACTGGGCATCACCGTGTGTTCGCTGCTGATCCTCAACATCGCCGAACCGGCCATCCACCACCTGATCGGCGAGCCCCTTCACATGCTGGGGGTTCCGGCTGGCATCGCCGGACCGGCGTCGTTCATCTTCGCGCTGCTGGTCGTGACCTTCCTGCATGTGACGTTCGGCGAAATGGTCCCGAAGAACATCTCCGTCTCGGTTGCCGACCGGTCGGTTATGCTGCTCGCGCCGCCGCTGGTCGCGCTGTCGAAGCTGGTCTACCCCGTGGTGGTCAGCCTCAACTGGCTGGCCAACCACGTGCTGCGGGCCATGCGAGTCGAGCCCAAGGACGAGGTGACCTCGAGCTTCACCCTGGAGGAGGTTCAGAACATCGTTGCGGAGTCCCGGAAGGAGGGTCTCGTCGATGACGAGTCGGGCATCATCTCAGGTGCCCTCGAATTCTCGGAGTACACGGCGGGGACGCTGATGGTGCCTCTGGACGAGCTCGTCAGCCTGCCGCCGTCGACGAGCCCGAACGAATTCGAGCGCGCCGTCGGCCGGACCGGATTCTCCCGTTTCGTCATGCAGGACGAGGACCAGGCGCTGGCCGGGTACCTGCACCTCAAGGACGTCATGAGTATCCCGCCGCACCGCGCCGACGACCCGATCCCGGTGACCCGACTGCGCACGCTGGCGAACCTGGCGGCCGACACTGAGGTCGAAGACGCGCTTTCGGTCATGCAGCGTACGGGTTCCCACCTTGCGCGCGTGATCGACGCCGAGGGCGCGACGCGCGGGATCCTCTTCCTCGAGGATGTCATCGAGGTCCTGGTGGGTGAGATCCGCGATGCGACACAGCAGCAGGGGCTGCGCCGACGCAACGGGCAGGGCAACGCGGGGTCCGCGGTCACCCCCGCGTAA
- a CDS encoding hemolysin family protein, producing the protein MEWIFLAIGLFLILGTGFFVAVEFSLVALDQTTVRAAINAGDKGARPLLRCLRSLSTQLSSCQLGITLTTLLTGYVMEPSVGRLLTPVFESWGLGNASAPVSLIVAMVLATLLSMLIGELVPKNLAIAKAFAVGRALARPQLVFTAVFRPAITVLNGFSNRVLNLVGLEAKEELSSARNPEELASLVRRSAELGTLDRETANFLSRSLRFAERSAADVMTPRIRMESVRSDDPLTSIITAARRTGHSRFPVIGDSPDDVLGVCHVKKAVAVPREKREGLVAATIMSDIISVPETVHLDSLLSDLREANLQVAMVLDEYGGTAGMVTLEDLVEEIVGEVADEHDRTKPGVLQAATGDWYFPGLLRPDEIGDLIVGLSVPDDAAYETVGGYIMSELGRIPTAGDTVLTAHGELVVVRMDGRRVERLRYVPARATDDEGGAE; encoded by the coding sequence ATGGAGTGGATCTTCCTCGCCATCGGCCTGTTCCTCATCCTCGGCACCGGGTTCTTCGTCGCCGTCGAGTTCTCGCTGGTGGCTCTGGATCAGACCACCGTCCGCGCCGCGATCAACGCCGGCGACAAGGGGGCCCGCCCCTTGCTGAGGTGCCTCCGGTCCCTGTCGACGCAACTCTCCTCCTGCCAGCTGGGGATCACCCTCACCACGTTGTTGACCGGCTACGTCATGGAGCCGTCGGTCGGCCGCCTGCTGACGCCGGTGTTCGAGTCCTGGGGGCTCGGCAACGCGTCGGCGCCGGTCTCGCTGATCGTGGCGATGGTTCTCGCGACCCTGCTGTCGATGCTGATCGGCGAGCTCGTCCCGAAGAATCTGGCGATTGCCAAGGCGTTCGCCGTCGGGCGCGCGCTCGCGCGACCGCAGCTTGTCTTCACGGCCGTCTTCAGGCCGGCGATCACGGTCCTCAACGGCTTCTCCAACCGAGTGCTGAACCTCGTGGGATTGGAAGCCAAAGAGGAACTCTCCAGCGCCCGCAATCCGGAGGAGCTGGCATCGCTCGTCCGCCGTTCAGCGGAACTGGGTACGCTCGACCGGGAGACGGCTAACTTCCTGTCGCGTTCGCTGCGCTTCGCGGAACGTTCGGCCGCCGACGTCATGACTCCGCGTATTCGCATGGAATCGGTACGCTCCGACGACCCGCTGACGTCGATTATCACGGCGGCCCGGCGAACGGGTCACTCACGCTTCCCGGTCATCGGCGATTCCCCGGACGACGTCCTAGGCGTCTGCCACGTGAAGAAGGCCGTGGCGGTCCCGCGCGAGAAGCGCGAGGGCCTCGTCGCGGCGACGATCATGTCCGACATCATCTCGGTCCCGGAAACCGTTCACCTGGACTCGTTGCTCTCCGATCTTCGCGAGGCGAATCTGCAGGTGGCGATGGTGCTCGACGAATACGGCGGTACGGCCGGGATGGTCACCCTCGAGGACCTTGTCGAAGAAATCGTCGGCGAGGTCGCCGACGAACACGATCGGACGAAGCCGGGCGTCCTGCAGGCCGCCACCGGTGACTGGTACTTCCCAGGTCTGCTCCGCCCCGACGAGATCGGCGACCTGATCGTCGGGCTCAGCGTGCCCGACGACGCGGCCTACGAGACCGTCGGGGGATACATCATGAGCGAACTGGGCAGGATCCCAACCGCCGGCGACACGGTCTTGACCGCGCACGGAGAGCTCGTCGTCGTACGAATGGACGGCCGGCGCGTCGAACGGCTGCGGTACGTTCCCGCCCGGGCCACGGACGACGAAGGAGGTGCGGAATGA